Proteins encoded in a region of the Candidatus Wallbacteria bacterium genome:
- a CDS encoding nickel-dependent hydrogenase large subunit encodes MSKFGEVKIPVGPQHPALKEPASFLMQLRGEKITSTNIMLGYNHRGIEKACEQRTFIQCLYLLERVCGICSHSHSTCFIQAVEEIAGLEVPKRGIYIRTLIAELERIHSHLLWLGVAGHEVGFDTLLMYTWRDREIVMDLLASTTGNRVNYGINTIGGVRRDLNADQIKEILAGIDKLEEATKFYIGVATEEATLIERLSNVGKLSHEDAVKLGAVGPTGRASNVPHDVRRDDPYAAYAELDFKVITDNHCDVFGRAVVRLLELMESYKLVRQILKNLPEGPITVKAPRKFPANEAVSRYEAPRGEDIHYVKGNGSEKPERVKVRAPTMSNLQSVAKMLEDGFLADLPIVVAAIDPCFSCTDRMISVTKDFKNKETFEWEQVRQMGIDWHRKRGIDFATLNRKLELRGVR; translated from the coding sequence ATGTCTAAATTCGGCGAAGTCAAGATACCGGTTGGACCTCAGCATCCAGCCTTAAAGGAACCTGCCAGCTTTCTGATGCAGTTGCGCGGCGAAAAAATCACCTCCACCAATATCATGCTCGGTTATAATCATCGGGGAATTGAAAAGGCCTGTGAACAGCGCACTTTTATCCAGTGCCTGTATCTGCTGGAGAGGGTCTGCGGGATCTGCTCCCATTCCCATTCCACCTGCTTCATTCAGGCAGTGGAAGAAATAGCCGGGCTGGAAGTCCCGAAGCGCGGCATCTACATCCGCACCCTGATCGCTGAACTGGAACGCATCCACAGCCACCTTCTCTGGCTGGGTGTGGCAGGCCATGAAGTAGGCTTCGACACCCTGCTGATGTATACCTGGCGGGACCGCGAAATCGTGATGGACCTGCTGGCTTCTACTACAGGCAATCGTGTCAACTACGGCATCAACACCATCGGCGGTGTGCGCCGTGATCTCAACGCCGATCAGATCAAAGAAATTCTCGCAGGCATCGATAAGCTTGAAGAGGCTACGAAATTTTACATTGGAGTGGCGACTGAAGAAGCCACCCTGATCGAGCGCTTATCCAATGTAGGAAAACTCAGCCATGAGGATGCTGTAAAACTCGGTGCTGTCGGTCCGACAGGACGTGCGTCAAACGTTCCTCACGATGTGCGCAGAGACGACCCTTACGCAGCATATGCGGAACTCGATTTCAAGGTGATCACAGACAATCATTGCGATGTATTCGGACGCGCTGTGGTGCGCCTTTTAGAACTGATGGAATCTTACAAACTGGTTCGCCAGATTCTTAAAAACCTGCCTGAAGGACCTATCACAGTCAAAGCTCCCCGGAAATTCCCTGCCAACGAAGCGGTCAGCAGATACGAAGCACCCAGAGGCGAAGACATTCACTATGTCAAAGGGAACGGCTCTGAGAAACCGGAGCGGGTCAAGGTCAGAGCTCCAACCATGTCCAACCTCCAGTCTGTCGCCAAAATGCTGGAAGACGGATTTCTCGCAGACCTGCCGATCGTGGTCGCAGCGATTGATCCCTGCTTCTCCTGCACGGACAGGATGATTTCAGTCACTAAGGATTTCAAGAACAAAGAAACCTTTGAATGGGAGCAGGTGCGGCAGATGGGCATCGACTGGCACAGGAAACGAGGCATCGACTTCGCGACTCTCAATCGCAAACTTGAATTGCGCGGGGTGAGATAA
- a CDS encoding NADH-quinone oxidoreductase subunit C, with protein sequence MAIEEKVKQELSDKFPFLKDSLVIKRARRIFVEVPPDRLIEVVKFAHSISFTHLCTITGLDEGTDFAAIYHLSGDAQMVLNLKIHIPKDNPVIQSITGTFPGGHIYERELEDMLGIKVANLPPGRHYPLPEDWPSGEYPLRKNWQPKNPAKADGGANV encoded by the coding sequence ATGGCGATAGAGGAAAAAGTCAAACAGGAGTTGAGTGATAAATTTCCATTTTTAAAAGACTCGCTGGTCATCAAAAGGGCACGCCGGATTTTCGTCGAAGTCCCGCCGGACCGGCTGATCGAAGTCGTGAAATTCGCACATTCCATCTCCTTCACTCATCTCTGCACAATTACCGGCCTGGACGAAGGAACCGATTTTGCCGCAATCTACCATCTGAGCGGCGATGCGCAGATGGTCTTGAATCTGAAAATTCACATTCCTAAAGATAATCCCGTCATTCAGTCCATCACAGGCACTTTCCCTGGCGGGCACATTTACGAACGGGAGCTCGAAGACATGCTGGGGATTAAAGTGGCGAATCTTCCACCAGGCAGGCATTATCCCCTGCCTGAAGACTGGCCTTCGGGAGAATATCCCCTGCGTAAGAACTGGCAGCCGAAGAATCCTGCCAAAGCTGATGGGGGTGCCAATGTCTAA